CCGGAGCCGAAGTCACCAGCCGCCGACACCGACCCGGAGTCGGAACCGCCAGCCGCCGACGTGGAGCCGGGACCGGGTGGCGACGAACCGCCGCTTGATTCCGACCCGGCGACGGACCCGGGGTTCGCGTCGGGCGAGGACGATGAACCGCCCGCAGACCCGAGCGAGGAGGACGCGGAGATTCTCGACGGCGAGCCGACGGAGACGCCGGAGTCGTCGATGCGGGACCCCGGCCAGTGGCCCGAGGAGACGGACCAGTTCGATCCCGACGCGCTGACGGACGGCGAGGCGACCGGGGAGTCGGCGTCCGCGGCGTCGACCGAGGGGTCGCCACAGTCGGAATCGAGCGGGGAGTCAGATGCTGACACGGACACGGAGCCGGAGCCGGCGGCGACGGGTATCCTCGACGGCGAGTACGTCTGTCCGGAGTGTGGATTCTCCGAGCAGATGGACGCCTCGTCGCTGCGGGACGGCGACGCGTGTCCGGCGTGTCACCAGGGGTATCTCGACGCCCGATAGCTCCGAAATCCGTAAACCATCGGGTGTCGAATCGGGCGTATGGAGGAGTATAAGATGCGGCGCGGGGAGTATCTCGAGGAGCGAATCCCCGACCTCGAATCGACCGTCGAGGAGTATTTCGGCGAGATATCGGACACCGAGGAGTACAACGGCTCTGACCTGTTCGTCATCGAAGAGCCGGAGAACCCGGTGTTCGAGCGCATCGTCGTCGGTGCGGTGACGTACGGGAGCAAGAAGGACACCCTCGCGGTCAACTTCGAGGAGCGCGAGCTTGAGGACCTGATGGAGACGGGCGACGTGGACGCCGCCGGCGACGCCAACGCCGCGAAAAACGAGTTCCTGCTCGAAGCGACGGGTCGCGACGCCAAGGCGCGGCGCGACTCGATGAAACGCGACGTCGAAGACGACGCACCCGACGACTTCTGAGTTCGCGGGGACGCTGTGTTTTTCCCTCCCGATACCCCACGTCCGGTATGGGCTACGCGTGTCCCGTCTGTGACGACCCGCAGGTCGACGCTCGCCACCTCGCGAACCACCTCGCCTTCACCGCCATTCTCGGCGACGACGACCACGAGGCGTGGCTCGACGACCACGTTCCGGAGTGGGCCGAGGAAGGCGAAGCGGAGCTCGCCGAGCGCGTCCGCGAGTTCGCCGACGAAGACGAGTACCCGCAGGTGTTCGAGGACACCACCGGCGAGCGACCAGACCGCGACGGCGGTCGCTCGGGCGAACTGTTCGAGAGCGAGGGGCACGGTCACGACCACGGCCAGGCTGGACACGCACACGACCAGGAGCTGCCGCCACAGGCGGACATGGAGATGGACGAGGACACGCAGGCGGTCATCGAGGAGGCACGCGAACTGACGAAGGAGATGCTAGCCGAGGACGAAGCCGAGGACGAGGACGACGAAGCCGAGAATTAGCGTCCGACCGCGGCCCGGATGCGGTCGCGTCGCCACCACAGTTCTGTCGTCCCCCACGCGAACAGCGTCAGCGCCAGCGCGAGCACGACGAGCAGTTCGGGGTACAGAATCCACGACGGCGAGACGTACAACAGCCCGTTGACGAGTAGCTGCGGGACGGCGGTCCGGAGGGTGTAGCCCGGATTCGCGAACAGTCCCGCGCTGGGGTCGATGCCGGGGTCGCCGGTGTCGACGGCCGGTCCGCCACCGGATTCGCTCGGCGTACCGAGCCGTTCGGCCTCGTACGGGAGCCGGACGGTCGCGGACCAGAGCACGGTACCGTCGGGCGCGACCTCGATGACGCGGTCGCCGTGGCTGTCGGTGACGAGCGTCGAGCCGTCGGGGAGTCGGTCGGCGTCGCGCGGCCACTGGAGGCGCGCGTCTGTCCACGCCCACGTCTGGACCCACTCGCCGCCCTGTCGCTGGTACTCGACGACGCGACGGTTCTCGGAGTCAGCGACGGGGACGCTCGGGCCGCCGTTCGCGGCGGGAATGTAGTCGGGGTTGTGCTGTTCGTACAGGATGGTGTGCGCGTCGTCGGAGCCGAGCGTCTGCTCGGCGACCAGCCCCTCGCCGGGCCGGACGAAGACGACGGAGTCCTGGTTCCGGAGGCTGGCTTGGAATCGGCCGTCGGGCGTCACCTCGACGTCGTTGACGTGGGTCCAGTCGCCGGGCGAGCCGCCGGACGAGCGGTCGTAGTCCTCGGCGGCGTTCCAGCGCCACACCTCCTCGCCGGTCGCGAGGTCGACGGTGTAGAGGGCGTCCTCGTAGATGTCGGCGACGGCGATGTGGCTCTCGTTGACCCGGTCGATGTCGTGGTACCGGTTCGACGGGATGCGCGGGGTGACCTTCGACCACAGGCGGGCGGTCTCGTCGGTGCGGAGGTTCACGCGCTCGTAGACGTTCCGCGAGCAGGTGTCGGTGGAGACGCCGGCACAGGCGTCGCCGGCAAGCTTCTCGGCACCGACGTACTCGACGACGTACGGCTCGTCGGGGACGGGGTCCACGTCGAAGTAGGTCTGGAGGGTGTCGTTGCGGTAGGCGACGCTCCCCTCGTCGGTGAGCGCGACGAGTTCACCCTCGGCGTCGGACTCGGGGACGCCCTGGGTGGCGACGACGGTGACGTTGGCAGCCGATTCGAGAGCAGCGGGGTCGTAGCCGCCGGCGTCGGTGGGTCGGAAGCCGTCGGTCGTCCCGGGGTCGTGCGGGCCGGTGAGATAGCCGGCGAGCAGACCGACGAGACAGACGACGACGACCGCGAGGAGGGCGCGGCGGAGAGTCGAACGGGCGGGCATCGACTCGCAGGTGTCCGGCGAGGTAGGATACTGTTTCGGTATATCTACCACCGACCGGCCCGTACGGCGGGTATGCACGAAGACGGGTGGCTCGCCCCGACGACGGCGACGGAGGCGCGGGAAGCGTACAGCGACCTCGCGCCGACGGCACAGACGGTCGTCCGGGAGACGGCCAAGGCGATGTCGTTCGACCGCGAGGAGTACGGCGACCGCGTCACGAGCGACGTGGTCGAGACGGCGCTTGACGCGCTGTTCGCCTCGCTGCTCGAAGTCACGGTCGGCACGCGCAGCGAGTTCGAGTCCGTCCGCGAGGACTCGGCGTTCGCCGTCGAGCTGGAAGGCAGCGACGAGGTTGACAACGTCGCGTGGCACGTCGCTCCCGCGGCAGACACCATCGTGGCGGCGACGTTCCACGCCGAGGAGGAAGCCGCCGTCGGCACGCTCCGCCGACAGGCGTACGGGAAGGTGTACAGAGACATCGTGAAAGACGGCGACGGAAGCGAGGAGCGCGAGGAGGGGGCCGCGTCGTGAGACGCATCACGCGCAACGTCACGCTCGGACTGCTCGTCGTGGTCGTCCTGCTGCTCGCGCTCGGGGCGGTCCCGTCGCTGCTCCAGAGCGGCGACCCCTACTACGCCGAGGCGACGGCCGCCGAGCCGCCGGCCGAGGTGACACCCATCGACGGCGCGAACCTCTCGGAGCGACGGTTCCCGTACACGTACGGCGCGGTGAGTGCAGCAGACGGCGACACGGCGCGCTCGACCGCCTACTACCGGGGTCCGTTCGGCATCAAGGAGACGTTCACCCACTCGGTGTTCGACGAGCGCGACGTGTTCAGACAGCGGTACGCGTCGAGCATGTCGGGGGACGCCGTCTTCGTCACCTTCGAGAACGTCACGTACCGCGTGACGGTGGTGCAGCCGTGAGCGACCACTCTGAGCACGACTGGCCGGTCGTCGAGTCGGTCGCCGAGTACGAGACCGGCTGGTACACCGGCGGCTACGACGAGGTGCGGCAACCCGACGCCACGACGAAGAAGTACTACTGGGCGGACCTCCCGCCGGCGGTCGTCGTCGTCGCACAGGACGGCGACGAGCTGGTGATGATAGAGCAGTTCCGGCCCGCCATCCGCGAGCGCTGTCTCGAACTCGTCGCCGGCATCGTGGAGGACGGGGAGACGTACGCCGAGGCCGGCGCGCGCGAACTGGAGGAAGAGACCGGCTTCGTTCCCGATTCGGTCACGCACGTCGAGGAGTTCTGGTGTTCGACGGGCGTGCTCCGCCACCGCCGGGGGATCGTCTACGCGGAGGGACTCACCGCCGGAAACCGCAAGCTCGACGGCAACGAGTTCATCGACGTGACACGCGTTCCGGTGGAGGAGGCGCTGGCCCGCGCCCGCGAGGAGCCGGCGAACGACGCCACCATCGAGGGGATTCTGCTCGCGCAGGCGGACGGGCTACTGTAACGAGCGCACCATCACGAACGCGTCCTCGCCGTCGTCGTAGTACCGGGGGAGCCGGCGGTGAATCTCGAAGCCGAACCGCTCGTACAGCCGCTTTGCGGTGTCGTTGGTCTCCCGCACTTCGAGTTTGACGCGGCCGACGCCCTGTCGCCGGCAGATGCTGAGGGCGGCACCGAGGAGGTTCGCGCCGAGCCCCTGGCCGCGGGCGTCGGGACGGACCGCGAGGTCCTTGACGTGGCCGAGCGGGGTACCGCCGTTCGGGACGGTGTCGGCGACGATGAAGCCGTCGACGGACTGGTCGCCCGCGACGAGGAACCCCGGCTGGCCGAGAAACTGCTCGAAGGCGGCGTAGGGCCACGGTTGGGGAAACGACGTGGTCTCGATGCGGTACACCGCGAGCAGGTCCGCCCGCGTCGCCTGCCGAATCGTCGGCTCGTCGGTCGACTCGCTCCCGGCTATCGTCACACCCACGCTACGGCGGTCAGCGAGTAAAGCCTTCGTCGCCAGCCAGTACCTTCTTATACACCTACCGTATACAATCGGATGCACCCAGTTTTGGGTGCATCCCCACCTCGCCCCCGTCGGGAGGGCTCTCCCCCACCCTCCTCCCTCCGGGGACGCTTTTCACTCCCCACAGCGGTCGCTGGTGAGCGCGAGCGACGCGAGTGCGAGACGCCGATTAGTTCGGCGTCCAGCCGCAGACCGTACACTCCGGGGCCGCCATCTCGTGGAGTCCGCCACACTCCGGACAGCGCTTTTTGTTATAGTCCTCCTCCCACGCCGGCGTCTCGGTTTCCGTCTCGTGGCCCCTGTCTGCGAGGAAGTCGTCGAAGATGTCGTTCGCGGTCGCCATACAAGCAGATAATTAGCCGCGGTGGAAATAAATGTGTGGTACGCTTTAGCACGGAACGGGGAGCAGCCGGGCCAGCGAAGCCACGCCCCTTATGCCCGATGGTCGTGTTCATGTCTCTATGACCGACGATACGCACCTGACGCGGCTGTTCGGTGGTCCCGGCAGCGGGAAGACCACCGCACTCCTCGACCGCGTCGACGAGATGCTCGAGGAGGGCGTCGACGTACGGGATATCCTCGTCGTCTCCTACACGCGGGCGGCCGCCGCCGAGATTCGCGAACGGCTGGCGGAGCGACTCGACCGCTCGCCGAAGTCGCTGAAGGGGAACGTCTCCACGATGCACGCGAAGGCGTACGAACTGCTCGACTTGTCTCGGGGCGACGTGGTCGGCGAAGACGAGAAAGAGGAGTTCTGCTCGGAGTACGGCATCGAGTTCGAAGGCGAGTACGACTCCAACCGGCGGCGCTCGTCGCGCTCGACCACCATCGGCAACAAGATTCTCGCCACCTCCGAGTGGCTCCAGCGGACCCGCCGCGACGTGGCCGACTGGTACGACGTTCCCTTCCAGTGGGACGTGGATGAGGTCCGACTCCCGCCGGAGGAGGACCCCAACTCACAGACCGGCAACAAGTACACCCCGACGTGGTCGTCGGACGACGACCGCATCGACGTGCCGGAGGTCATCCGCGCGTGGCGCGCGTACAAGGGTGAACACGGCGTCGTCGGCTTCGCCGACATGCTCGAACGCGTCACCCAGCGCTCGCTCGTCCCGAACGTCGACCACCTCGTCATCGACGAGTTCCAGGACATCACGACGCTTCAACACGACGCCTACGAGGAGTGGCGACCCCACATGGAGTCGGTGCTCATCGCGGGCGACGACGACCAGGTCGTCTACGCGTGGCAGGGAGCCGACCCCGCGCTCCTGCTTGAGGCCGACCCCGACGACGACGTCATCCTGCCCAACTCCTACCGGCTCCCGTCGAACGTGCTCAACGTCGTCAACCGCGAGATTCGCCACATCGACGAGCGCCAAGAGAAGGACCTGAACCCGCGCAAGGAGGGCGGCACCGTCGAGGGGATTCGCTCGCCGTCGATGTTCGACCTCACCCGGAACGTCCGCGACACCATCGAGGCGACCGAAGACGAGACCGTGATGGTGTTGTTCCGCGCCCGCTATCAGCTGTTCCAGTTCATGGAGGAGTTCACCTCGATGGGGATTCCGTACACCTCGCTGACGGACATCCGGATGTGGACCGACCGGCTCGAAGGGTACGTCCGCGCCGTCGAGAAGAAGACCGAGGAGGAACACATGACCGGCCTGGAGGCGCGGCGGCTCGCCGAGATGCTCGCCGACTCCGCGTTCGGCACGAAGGAGCGCGACGACCTCTTCGACGCGCTCGACGACCTGAAAGACCAGAACAACGCCCGGCTGGAGGATTTCGAGGTAAGTCCCGACTTCATCGAGGAGTACGCTCCGTTCACGCCCGGCGTCGCCGGTGCCTCCGACATGCTCACGCGCACCTCGAACTTCCAGGAGCGCTCCGTCGACGCCTACTTCGACGGCCCGTATCAGGGGATGGACGCCGACCGCGTCCGCGTCGGCACCATCCACTCCGCGAAGGGTCGCGAGGCCGACCACGTCTTCGTCTGTACCGACCTCACCGAGAAGGTGGTCGAGCAGATGGCGGCCACCGTCGACCGCGACCGACTCCCCGAGGACGTGGAGTTCCAGAAGGGAACCGACCCGGTCCCGGTGTTGACGGACAACGAGCGACGGGTCTTCTACGTCGGGATGTCGCGTGCCCGCGAACGGCTCGTCCTGATGGAGAATCTCATCGACGGCGCGCCGACGCTCCCGCTCGACGTGCTCATCGACAACGAGCCGAGCGAACTCCCGCTCGTGGAGTTCATCGAGCAGGCACAGGAGCCGCTCGAAGTCGCCGAGCCGGCCGACTGACCGCGGCAACCGCAGTCGTTTCGCCGCTGGCGACCCTACGTCGGACATGAGCGAACAAGCGACCGTACAGGTGTGGCTGGTCGAGCGGACCTACTCGGACGACGAACAGAACCTCATCATCCTCACGTACGCGACGCCCGACGGCGAGCGGTACTTCCGGAAGGAACGCGCGCTCACGACACCCGGCGACCGGCGGGCCACGACGGCCGCCGTTGAGGCCGAGCCGCAGAATCTCGGCGAGGTGACCGACCCCGACGAGCGCGAGCAGTACGCGGCCGAAGCACGGCGGATGGCCGCGGAACACGACCCCGGCGACGAGATCTAATCCTCGTCGGGTTCCTCGACGACCGCCCCGACCGTCTTCTCCGCGACGAGACCCGGAATGTCCGTCGGCGTCGTGAGATACTCCTCGATGAGCACCATCAGCGCCGCGATTGCGAGCACGATACCCCCGACCAGATGCTCGCCCGCGAGCAGTTGCTCGATGCCGAAGATGACGAGCGGGACCGCGAGCGCGACGGTCGCTGCTAGCCCGACGGTACTCATGATTGACCGCGCCATATCCTTCGTGGGTCGCGCGCGACCGAAAGCGCTCCGGCTTCTCCCAGTTTCGAGAATACTAACACATTTGCGTCGCGTCGCCGTAATGAGACCGTGTTCACCGGAATCATCGAGACGACGGGTGAGGTGCTCGCCCGCGAGCAGACCGCCGACGGGCTGCGGCTCCGACTGGCTGCACACTTCGCCGACGAGCTCACGCACGGCCAGTCGGTCGCCGTCTCCGGCGCGTGTCTCACCGTCGAGGAGCAGACCGACGACTCGTTTTCGGTCTTTCTGGCCGAGGAGACCGTCGAGGTGACGTATCTCGGCGACCTCGCCGTCGGCGACACCGTGAACCTCGAACGCGCGCTCCCCGCGGACGGCCGCTTCGACGGCCACATCGTGCAGGGGCACGTCGACGGCGTCGGCGAGGTGACGGGCATCGAGCAGGTCGAGGAAGATTGGTACTTCGAGTTCTCGCTGCCCGAGTCGATGGGCCAGTACGTCGTCTCGAAGGGGTCGATTACCATCGACGGCATCTCCCTGACCGTCGCCGACATCGACGCGGACGGCTTCGCGGTCGCCATCATCCCGGCGACCTACGAGATTACGACCCTCTCGGAGAAGTCGGTCGGCGACCCCGTCCACCTCGAGGTCGACGTCATCGCCAAGTACGTCGAATCCATCACCGAACAGTACGCCTGAGACGCGGTGACACGAGGCGCGCTTTTACAATGTTTATAAGTTCGCCCGCCCTCCCTCCTGTATGGATATTCTTCCGGACACGAGCGCGGTCATCGACGGCCGCGTGTCCGAACACGACGACGTGACCCACGTCTACGTGCCGAACGCTGTCGTCGCGGAGCTGGAGTCGCAGGCGAATCAGGGGCGCGACTCGGGGTGGGCCGGTCTCGAAGAGCTACAACGATTAGCCGAGGCTGCCGACGCCGGCGACCTCTCCGTCGAGTACATCGGCCGACGCCCGACCCACGACGAGACCGAGGGCGCGGGCGAGGGTGACATCGACGCGCTGATTCGCGACCTCGCGCGCGACCACGACGCGACGCTGCTCACCAGCGACCGCGTGCAGGCGGAGGTGGGCGAGGCGATGGGCGTCACCGTCGAGTACGTCGAGCCGAAGGTGGACACGACCGACGAGACGACCGACGACGGGCTCGACATCGAGCGCTACTTCGACGACAAGACGATGTCCGTCCACCTGAAGACGGGCGTCGCGCCGATGGCGAAGCGCGGCGATATCGGCGATATCTCGTACGGGCCAATCGCCGGCGAGCCGCTGTCGGAGTCGGAGATGCTGACGTTCGCGAACGATATCGAGTCGACGGCCCGCGCCTCCTCGCGCGGCTTCGTCGAGCTCGAGGAGCCGGGGATGAAGATCATCCAGTACGCCGACTACCGCATCGCCGTCGCTCGGCCACCGTTCGCCGACGGCATCGAGATTACGGCCGTCCGGCCCATCGCGTCGCCCACGCTCGACGAGTACGACCTGCCGGACGGGCTTCGCGACCGGTTCACCGAACACCAGCGCGGCATTCTGCTGTCGGGTTCGCCGGGGGCAGGGAAGTCCACGTTCGCGCAGGCGGTCGCGGAGTTCCTCGCCGACTCGGATTTCGCCGTCAAGACGATGGAGAAGCCGCGTGACCTCCAGGTCGGCGACCACATCACCCAGTACACCGAGCTTCGCGGGTCGATGGAGCGGACCGCCGACTCGCTGCTCATGGTCCGGCCCGACTACACCATCTACGACGAGGTGCGCAAGACCTCTGACTTCAACACCTTCGCCGACATGCGACTCGCCGGCGTCGGGATGATCGGCGTCGTCCACGCGACCCGGGCCATCGACGCGCTCCAGCGACTCGTCGGCCGTGTCGAACTCGGCATGATTCCGCAGGTCGTCGACACCGTCGTCTACATCGAGGCCGGCGAAATCGACACCGTCTACGAGGTCGAGACGAAAGTGAAGGTTCCCCACGGGCTGATGGAGGAGGACCTCACCCGCCCGGTCGTCGTCATCTCCGACTACGAGACGGGCGAGCCGGCATACGAGATTTACACGTTCAATCAGCAGGTCGTCACCGTTCCGCTCGAAGACGGCGACGAACAGGAGTCGGGCGTCAGTCGAATTGCGAAAAACGAAATCGAGCGCGAAATCAAGTCCATCGCCCACGGGCAGGTGGAAGTCGAGATTACGAGCGACAACGCCGCCACCGTCTACGTTTCCGAAAACGACATCTCCTCGGTTATCGGGAAGGGCGGCGGCCGCATCACCGACATCGAGAATCGGCTTGGCATGGAGTTGGACGTGCGGACGCTCGATGAGTACGCGGGCGGCTTCGGCGGCGGGAACAGTAGCTCCGGCAGCACAGACAGCAAGAGCAAGCAGGGAGAAATCGTCACGCCCGAAGTCACCTCCCGACACATCATCCTCCCCGTGGAGGGCCACGCGGGCGAGACGGTTGAGGTGCAGGCCGGCGGGCAGTATCTGTTCACCGCGACCGTCTCGCGGGGCGGTGAGGTGCAGATTTCCCGCGGGAGCGGGCTGGCCGACGAACTGGAGACGGCAGTCGACAGCGGACAACAGGTCACGGTCACGCCACAGTAGCCGAACGACGGCGGCGCTATCGGGGCGTAGTTCGCGGAGAAGACAACTGCGACGAGCGGAACGGACCTCTCAGTCGTCGGCGGCGGCGACGGTCTCGGCGGATTGGTCGTCGGCGTCGGTGAGCTGGTAGAGATTCTGTCGGGCGTCGGCGAAGTAGACGTCTTCGCTGACCACGTCGATGGCTTCGAGCCGTTCGAGGGCGTAGCGAACGGTTCGGGCCGACAGCATCGACTCCTCGACGATGCCCTTCTGGGTCATCGGCCCGTCGTACTCCAGTACCTTGTAGACGAGCTTGGCGCTCGGTGGGAGATCAGCGACTGTCTCTCCGTCAGAATCGCTCATGCTACCTGCATAGAGAGGTCCAGACGGCATAAACATGAAGGTGAGTTATTGCTAACCGCCCCGCAGCAGCCCCCGAGCGACGGATAAAACGGACGAACACGCCAGCGTAGCCCGCGGTTGTGGCTTCGAATCGCTTTTGCCGTCAGGGAGACGACGGAGGTACATGGCGACCGACACCGCTGGCCGCTTCTCCTCGCACATGCGGGGGGTCGTGGTCACATCACTGGCGTGTTCGATGGGGCTTGCCGCTGCGGTCGCGTCGTCGGTCGTGACGGCCGGCCTCCAAACGCCCGCAACGAGCAACCAGGCGCTGTACGTGCTGGTGGGGGCGATTCTGGTGCAGTTCCCCGTCCTGTCGGTCATGGGTATCGACGTTGGCGAGTTCTCGACGAAGGACTACCTCTACGTCGCGTTCATGACCTTCGCGCTCTGGTTCATCAGTTGGGGTATCCTGCTGACCACGGGGAGTAGCTTCTAATGGCCGGCGATTCCATCGCAGTCGTCGACTTAGACCGGTGTCAGCCCGACCGGTGTAACTACGAGTGCATGAACTACTGCCCGCCGAACCGGACGGGTAAGGAGTGTATCGTCGAGCGCGGCGACCACTTCGGCGAGGACGAACCCCACGAGGGCGGCGACGACCAGATACTCATCTCCGAGGAGATCTGTCTGGGCGAAAGCTGCGGTATCTGCGTCGAGAAATGCCCGTTCGACGCCATCGAGATTATCAATCTCCCGCAGGAACTCGACGAGAATCCGACTCACCGCTACGGCGAGAACGCGTTCGGGCTTTACGGGCTACCCGCGCCGGAATCGGGCACCGTCACCGGCATCCTCGGCCCGAACGGCATCGGGAAGACGACGGCCGTCCGCATCCTCGCGGGCGAAATCGAGCCGAACCTCGGTCGCCACGCCGACGCCCCGTCGTGGGACGAGGTGATGGACGCGTACCGCGGCACCGAACTCCAGTCGTATCTCGCCGAGCTGCGCGAGGGAGACGTGACCGTCGCGCGCAAGCCCCAGTACGTCGACAAGATTCCAAACAGCTTCTCGGGTATCACCCGAGAGCTCATCGAGGGCGTCGACGAGCGCGGCGTCGCCGACGAGATTACCGAGCGACTCGACATCCGGCCGGTGCTCGACCAGCCGATTGATACGCTCTCCGGCGGGGAGCTACAGCGAGTCGCGCTCGCGGCGACGCTCGTGCGCGATGCCGACTTCTACTTCCTCGATGAGATTACGCCGTATCTCGACATCGGCCAGCGCGTCACCGCCTCGCGGCTCATCCAAGACCTTGCGGCCGACGGCGACCGCTCCATGCTCGTCGTGGAACACGACCTCGCCGTGCTCGATCTGTTGGCGGACTCGATTCACGTCGCCTACGGCGAACCGTCCGCCTACGGTGTCATCACCGACCCCAAGAGCACGAAAAGCGGCATCAACGAGTATCTCTCCGGCTATCTCGACAACGAGAACATGCGAATCCGACAGGAGGCAATCGAGTTCGAGCAACACGCGCCACGCGTGGCCTCCAACACCGACACGCTCGTCGAGTATCCCGCCCTCTCGAAATCCTACGGCGAGGGCGAGTTCTCGCTCGACATCGAGGCCGGCGAGATTCGCAACAACGAGGTGTTGGGTATCGTCGGGCCGAACGGTATCGGGAAGTCGACGTTCGCGAAGATGCTCGCCGGCAAGCTCGACCCCGACGAGGGGAGTCTCGACACGACGCTCGACATCTCCTACAAGCCGCAGTACGTCGACATCGACCAGCCGATGCGCGTCGACGCGTTCCTGTCCTCGATTACCGACCAGTTCGGCTCCTCCTACTGGGAGACGGAAATCGCCCAGCCGCTCCAGCTCCAGCGGATTATGGAGCAGAACCTCACCGACCTCTCGGGCGGCGAGCGACAACGCGTCGCCATCGCGGCGTGTCTCTCGAAGGACGCCGACCTGTATCTGCTCGACGAGCCGTCGGCCCACCTCGACGTGGAACAGCGGGTGCTCGCCACCCGCGCAATCCGTCGGTACACGGAGAATCACAAGGCGACCGCGATGGTCATCGACCACGACATCTACATGATCGACCTGCTCGCCGACCGCCTGCAGGTGTTCGACGGCCAGCCGGCGGAACACGGCCACGCCGGCCAGCCGGTCGGGATGCGCGAGGGGATGAACGAGTTCCTCGCGAATCTCGACGTGACGTTCCGGCGCGACCAGCGCACCGGTCGCCCGCGCATCAACAAACCCGGCTCGCAGAAGGACCGCGAGCAGAAGAACGCCGGCGAGTACTACTACGCGCCGGCCGACGACGAGTAACGGACCCGAAGCTTCCTACCTCCGGCCCCCCTCCGTCGGGGTATGCGCTGTGATTATCACACTCACACGACCTACTCGGACGGCTCGTTCCTCGGGTGGATGGTCGGGGCCGCCGAGAACGCCGGGCTCGACGCGATCGGTATCGCCGACCACTGTATCGTCTCCACGCGCGAGGAGCCGCGCCACCAGCGCGAGAACATGGGCTTCAACCTCGACGTGACCTACGAGCGTCGCAAAGCCGCAATCGACGCGATGAACGAGCGCCGCGACATCGAAATCATCGACGGCGTCGAGATGGATTTCCACCCCGACGACGAGACGGAAATCGCGGCCTTCCTCGACGAGGTCGGCTTCGAGTACGCCGTCGGCAGCGTCCACGAGGTTGACGGCACGAACGTCCACTTCGAGGACCACTTCGCCGAGCAGTCGGCAGCCGCACGCCGCGACCACGTCGCCACCTACTTCGACCGGCTGGTCGCGCTCATCGAATCGGAGCTGTTCGACATCGCCGCCCACGTCGACCTCGTGGAGCGCAACAGCACGCTCCGCGGGCTGGCGACGGACGAGCAGTACCGGCGGGTGGCCGAGGCGTTCACCGACTCCCGGACTGTTCCGGAGTTGAACGCCGGGCGCGTCCTCTCGGAGTACGGCGAGGTCCACCCCACCCCGCAGTTCATGGAGGTGCTCCGGGAGGAAGGCGTCGAGTTCGTCTTCGGCACCGACGCACACGACCCGAGCGAGATCGAGCCGCGCAAGGAGGAACTGGAGAAGTTCGCCGCGACCCACGGCGTGGAGACGACGAC
This portion of the Halosegnis longus genome encodes:
- a CDS encoding ribosome biogenesis/translation initiation ATPase RLI: MAGDSIAVVDLDRCQPDRCNYECMNYCPPNRTGKECIVERGDHFGEDEPHEGGDDQILISEEICLGESCGICVEKCPFDAIEIINLPQELDENPTHRYGENAFGLYGLPAPESGTVTGILGPNGIGKTTAVRILAGEIEPNLGRHADAPSWDEVMDAYRGTELQSYLAELREGDVTVARKPQYVDKIPNSFSGITRELIEGVDERGVADEITERLDIRPVLDQPIDTLSGGELQRVALAATLVRDADFYFLDEITPYLDIGQRVTASRLIQDLAADGDRSMLVVEHDLAVLDLLADSIHVAYGEPSAYGVITDPKSTKSGINEYLSGYLDNENMRIRQEAIEFEQHAPRVASNTDTLVEYPALSKSYGEGEFSLDIEAGEIRNNEVLGIVGPNGIGKSTFAKMLAGKLDPDEGSLDTTLDISYKPQYVDIDQPMRVDAFLSSITDQFGSSYWETEIAQPLQLQRIMEQNLTDLSGGERQRVAIAACLSKDADLYLLDEPSAHLDVEQRVLATRAIRRYTENHKATAMVIDHDIYMIDLLADRLQVFDGQPAEHGHAGQPVGMREGMNEFLANLDVTFRRDQRTGRPRINKPGSQKDREQKNAGEYYYAPADDE
- a CDS encoding PHP domain-containing protein; translation: MRCDYHTHTTYSDGSFLGWMVGAAENAGLDAIGIADHCIVSTREEPRHQRENMGFNLDVTYERRKAAIDAMNERRDIEIIDGVEMDFHPDDETEIAAFLDEVGFEYAVGSVHEVDGTNVHFEDHFAEQSAAARRDHVATYFDRLVALIESELFDIAAHVDLVERNSTLRGLATDEQYRRVAEAFTDSRTVPELNAGRVLSEYGEVHPTPQFMEVLREEGVEFVFGTDAHDPSEIEPRKEELEKFAATHGVETTTLSL